In Argiope bruennichi chromosome 4, qqArgBrue1.1, whole genome shotgun sequence, a single window of DNA contains:
- the LOC129966117 gene encoding dentin sialophosphoprotein-like, with protein MLQDFGAIVMVIMVVKIETTVEQEAGDGCDSAATLALIPKDDWMEAEVIMGFRVWQLMFLALAGLITVVVLLCCFMKCRVPRTKQEIEADFKRKEITRRFRFLLDRVQIEDTSLRTAIEKVNELYTNREKMKRRKKKKADDEEETLSVGSSYLFVDEKLTIKERIKKLLGLLDDNVSDTDSMKETTDKSDDQLKRSTSGDELSSLPEVKIVEINKSRQVSEESSDSPKLGDSHSKLSFLQDSPPRTHDTLSRLSLLQDSPPNYGVTLLEDTPPSHQAKKSDQESAKASDSGRSKFDKKKTESQESQDSEHSVKKQDSTDSDINSHKLKQKSDSQGSDDKKVKQSKSDSQDSENGKSRKQKSDSQESNDSFDNLPKVKNKRIFEPHESKLTRRESMGGYSGIDASHKWRKSPNAKTKSESKVTKSLDVNTSSHFN; from the exons caaGAAGCCGGAGATGGATGCGACTCTGCAGCCACCTTAGCTCTGATCCCCAAAGATGACTGGATGGAGGCGGAGGTTATTATGGGATTCAGAGTGTGGCAGCTTATGTTCTTGGCTCTGGCAGGCCTCATAACAGTCG tcgtTCTGCTCTGCTGCTTCATGAAATGCAGAGTGCCACGAACGAAACAAGAAATTGAGGcggatttcaaaagaaaagaaatcacaCGCAGATTCCGATTCCTATTGGACAGAGTTCAAATAGAAGATACAAGCCTTCGAACag CTATTGAAAAGGTCAACGAGCTCTATACCAACAGGGAGAAAATGAAACgtcgaaaaaagaaaaaggccGATGATGAAGAGGAGACACTCTCAGTGGGAAGTAGCTATCTTTTTGTTGATGAAAAGTTGACtatcaaagaaagaataaaaaagctACTCGGTCTTTTAGACGACAATGTTTCGGATACCGATTCAATGAAAGAAACCACAGATAAAAGCGACGATCAGTTGAAACGCAGTACATCGGGAGATGAGCTGTCTTCCTTGCCAGAAGTGAAAATAGTGGAAATCAACAAGTCTCGACAGGTGTCAGAAGAATCTTCAGACTCTCCTAAGCTGGGAGATTCACATTCGAAATTGTCTTTTCTGCAAGATTCACCACCTAGAACTCACGATACTTTGTCAAGACTTTCCTTACTGCAAGATTCACCGCCCAATTACGGGGTTACTCTTCTAGAAGATACTCCACCATCTCACCAAGCCAAAAAATCTGATCAAGAAAGCGCGAAAGCCAGCGATTCAGGAAGATCCAAGTTTGACAAGAAAAAGACTGAATCACAGGAGTCTCAAGATTCAGAGCATTCAGTAAAAAAGCAGGATTCAACGGATTCCGATATAAATTCACACAAATTGAAGCAAAAGTCGGACTCCCAAGGATCTGATGATAAAAAGGTAAAGCAATCAAAATCTGATTCGCAAGACTCTGAGAACGGAAAGAGTCGCAAGCAGAAATCAGATTCTCAAGAATCGAATGATTCGTTCGACAATCTTCCAAAAGTTAAGAACAAGCGAATATTTGAGCCACATGAATCAAAGCTAACAAGGCGAGAATCCATGGGAGGATATTCAGGAATTGATGCAAGCCACAAATGGAGAAAATCGCCAAATGCCAAAACAAAAAGCGAGTCAAAAGTTACAAAATCTTTGGACGTGAACACAAGTTCCCACTTTAATTAA